The Actinomyces viscosus genome segment GCTGGGCGGGTGAAAGCTCCTGAGCCACGGGATGACCACCTTGCTGTGTTGCGTGCCGTGCGCGGGCACTTCGACTGGGTGATGCGATGGAGCCGGGCACGACGGGGACGTCCGTCCGGCTGTCCGCCTGTGCTGGCGGTCGCTGCGGGCCAGCATAAGGGTCATCGCCCTCAGGAAGCGTGCACGTCCGCCTGCGGGTACGCGGCCCGGGATCCTCAGCGGCGCCAGATGATCTGCTTGAGCAGTCGACCGATCACCCGAGTCAGACTCGTGGGCATCGGAAACGCCCCGTCGTCGGGCCTGGCCCACGCCGGGGGCGGCTGCTCCAGGGAGGAGACGAAGGAGCTCAGAGAGGAGGGTGAGGACGATGTGGTGGCGCTCATGCCTCAAGGCTAGGGACCGGCGTGCCAACGACGTGACCCCCGAGAGAACGATTGATGGGGAGGAGCACTCACCCCTAGGGCTGAGTCAGCCCGTTGACTGCTCCTGCTCGAGGCAGACAGTCACTGCCGGGCAGGAGGGCCTCTGGGAAGGCGACCACCGCTCAACGCCAGTGGTCCCGCCCGGGTGAACCGGACGGGACCACTGGACTTTTGCAGAGCGCTCAGGCTCGAGAAGCGGTTACCCGCGTTCAGGAGGCCTTGCAGCGGCGAGCCATGAGCAGGGCGCCACTACCCAGGCCGGCACCGGCGAGCAGCAGGAGCGCAACGGCGTTAGCACCGGTGTGCGCCAGCGGCGGGGTGCTGGACGGCGTGTTCGGGGTGGAGGTGGGCGGAACCGGAGCGGCCGGAGTGGTCTGCGGAGCACCCGGGGTGCTCGGCGGCGCCACGGTGGCCGGCGGGTTCGACTCGGTGGGCGGCAGCTGCGTGGTGGTCGGCGGGGTCGTGGTGGTGGTCGTCGTGTTGGTCAGGGAGACCTTGACGACCTCCTGGTCGCGGATGGTGAAGGTGTTGGTGTTCTGACCGTCCACGGAGAAGGCGGGCTCGCCCCAGCCGTAGCCGGAGGCGGCGGGCTGAGCCTTGGAGGTGTCCTCACTCAGCGTGATCTTGGTGCCCACGGGGAAGGTGCCCTCGAAGGCGACCGGCTCACCCGGCTTGACCGTGATGGAGGAGGTGCCGGTGCGGCCCTCGCCGGTGGCCTTCTGACCCTCGGGAGCCTTCCAGTCAGGGTAGGAGCTGGCGGCGACCGGCAGCTCGTAGGCGACGTCGACGACGAAGGAGGAGCCGGCGGCCTGTGCGGCGGCACTGCCCTCAACGACCTTGGTCACGCTGAAGCCGCCGAAGCCGGGCTCCATCTGGACCGAGATGTCGAAGTACTGGACGTAGGACTGCTGCTGGGTGCTGGTCAGGTCAGTGCCGTTGAGGTTCACGGTGTTCTCGTAGGCGGCACCCTGGGTGGCGGCGACGGCGTTGCCGTTGGCGTCCACGAAGGAGACCGGGTACTCCAGGGTGAAGTTGGTGCCGTTCTGGAAGGGACCGGTCACCTCGTAGGTGGCGGTGCGGCTGTCCTCGGAGTAGCTGGCCTTGACGTCGAAGTCACCGTACTGGGTGGTGGAGTCCTGGCCGGCGGCGTTGGTCACGGGGATGGACTTGCCGTCCGCGGGACGCAGGTTGAGGACCGTGCGGGTGGCGTCGGCCTGGTTGAAGCTCATACCGCCGCCGAGGGTGTCGGTGAAGACGATGGTCTGGCGGGAGCCGTCGAAGGTCTTGCCGAGCTTGTCACCAGTGGTCTGGTTGGTCCCGAAGTTCACACCCCAGGTCAGCTCCTTGTAGTTGTTGTAGAAGCTGGAGGCCCACTTGGTGAGCTCCCAGTTGCTCTCGTCAGGGCCGCCGATACCGCCGCCACCGGGCAGGGTGACAGCGGTGGTCATGCCGTTGGCGGTCAGGTCGACGGTCTGCGCGTCGGTGGTCTTGGCGACCGCCACCAGGGCGGACCCGCTGCCCTTGAAGTTGTGGAAGCCGGCGGCCTTGAGCTCGTCAACCTTGGAGTTGAAGGTGCAGGTGACGTCCTTGACGGTGAGGGTGCAGGTGCCGACCTCGACGTCCTTGCCGCCGTACTCGACGGTCATCGGGTGGGTGGCGCTGTTCTGCAGGTTGGTGAAGTACTCACCCAGACCGATCGTGAAGGAGTCGCCCGACTTGAGATTGGCGTCGACGCCGCTCCAGTCGAAGCTCAGGCGAGCGAGGTCGTAGTAGTTGAGCTTTCCTTCCTGCTCAACGTTGTTGCCGTCCACACGTGTCAGAGACAGGTTGGAAACGTTGACGCTCTTGTTCTCGTCGGCGCTCGCCTGGGGCGAGAGCTGGGACATGATCGCGACAAGGAAGAGAGCAAGGATGGCGACGAGTCCCCTCACCGCCCCTCGTGAGAGGGCCGGCCGAGAGGTGGCGCCCGTGGACAATGTGTTCATGGGATCTCCGGATTCCTGGCATAGATGACAAGGGTCTGCCTCGTGAACCACCACCGGACGCTTCCACCAGCCGTTCAGGAGACGGAAAGGCTGCCCGTGATGACAAAGACCACTGTTTCACAAACCGACTGTTTGGGAGTAGCGAACACACAAAACACGCACGAGGTCACAATCTCAACACAACTGTGATCTAGGTTTCAGACAACCGGCACGACGCGATCTTGTAGGTATTCCACAACATTCATGTGCTGTACCTGTGCTGGCACTGTGCCCCTCCTATCAGAGAGACCGCGTTGCGGTTGTTCCAAGCCTCCAAACAGACAGCCTTCATCTCTGTTGAGCCACAGTTGCCTTCAGCATTTTCTCAGACGACTACCGCCTTCAGACCTCTTGCACCTACCTGTTGGGACACACTCAGGGGCGCCGTCGAGGCAGGAGCTGTTCCTGGAACGACGGCGCCCCTGTGAGACGCTCGGTGAGACGTGAGGAGCGTCAGCCCTCCAGACGCAGCAGGTCCTCGAGCTCCCTCCGGATCTCCAGCGACTCCAGGTAGGCAGCCACCACCGCATCCCAGTCACCACGAGCCCGAGCCACCCGCCCCACATTATCTAGGACAACCGACAGATCCCGACGAGCCTCCGAAGTCCCCAACGACTCCGCTAAGCCCCTCCGGATCTTCAGGGATTCCCTGTAAACTGACTCCGCCAAATCCCAGTCGCCACGAGCATGAGCCATGTCACCCACATGATCGAGGGCAACCGCCAGGTCTCGGCGACCCTCCGGCGTCCCCAGCTCCTCCACGAGCCCCCGAATCACTCCCAGCGACTCCTGGTAAGCAGTCTCTGCAGCATCCCAGTCACCACGGGTCTCGGCCACCCGCCCCACATTGCCCAGAGCGACCGCCAAGTCGCGTTGAGTCTCCGGCGTCCCCAGCTCCTCCACGAGCCCCCGAATCACTCCCAGCGACTCCTGGTAAGCAGTCTCTGCAGCATCCCAGTCACCACGGGTCTCGGCCACCCGCCCCACATTGCCCAGAGCGACCGCCAAGTCGCGTTGAGTCTCCGGCGTTGCCAACGACCCTGCTAAGTCTCTCCGGATCTTTAGGGACTCCTGGTAAGCAGTCTCTGCAGCATCCCAGTCACCACGGGTCTCGGCCACCCGCCCCACATTGCCCAGAGCGACCGCCAAGTCGCGTTGAGTCTCCGGCGTTGCCAACGACCCTGCTAAGTCTCTCCGGATCTTTAGGGACTCCTGGTAAGCAGTCTCTGCAGCATCCCAGTCACCACGGGTCTCGGCCACCCGCCCGACGCTGTTCAAGGCGATCGACAGGTCACGGCGGGACTCCGGCGTCCCCAACTCCTTCTCCAGCCCCCGAGCCAGCCCCAGCGACTCCTGGTAAGCAGCCTTAGCCGAGGTCCAGTCACCACGGGTCTCGGCCACCCGCCCGACGCTGTTCAAGGCGATCGACAGGTTACGTTGAGTCTCCGGCGTTGCCAACGACTCTGCTAAGTCTCTCCGGATCTTTAGGGACTCCTGGTAAGCAGTCTCTGCAGCATCCCAGTCACCACGGGTCTCGGCCACCCGCCCGACGCTGTTCAAGGCGATCGACAGGTCACGGCGGGACTCCGGCGTCCCCAACTCCTTCTCCAGCCCCCGAGCCAGCCCCAGCGACTCCTGGTAAGCAGCCTCCGCGGCATTCCAATCACCACGAGCCCGAGCCACATCGCCCTTATTGTCCAAAGCCACCGATAGATAACGGTGCGCCTCAGGCGTCCCCAACGACTCCTCCAGCCCCCGAGCCAACCGTTCCAGCTCCCGAGCTGCTGGTTCGGCAACGTCAACAGCTCCGAAAGTCATGGCGATGTCCAGAACCGCATCCGCCACCTGAGAGCGGAGAGGGGCCGGAAAATCAGCGAGGGTCTCCAGGACGGCCTTGAGATTCACCTCCACGGTGACGGCGTCGTCGAGCAGACCGCCGATCTCGGCGCCGGTCAGTCCTCTGAATGCCGACGCCAACGGAGATGGATCCTCGGGCAGAGCATCCAGGACCTCTCTGGCCCTCCAGGGCTCGGTAGGCAGCAGACGCCGGGCCCGGTCCGTCTCCCGGATGGTGATGGCGAGTTCGGGTGTCCGCCGATCCGAAGGAACAGTAATACTCCAGGTAGAGCGATGCCGAGAACCATCGTTTGCTCCCACGGAGCTAGAACTGTCGTCCTCTTCGCGGCGCTGCGGCCGGTCCACCAGTTCCCTGGAACTGGAACCGATGACGCAGGTCAAGGACCGGATGGACCACAGGTCTGCGGCCTCGTGGGAGGCGTCACCGAGCAAGGCGAACGGCCCGCAGACGATGACGCATCCGCTCCCGGGACGAGCCAGGCGTATCCGCATCTCGTTGAGTGCGTACAAGACGCTACGACGTACCTCGTCATCCCACAGATCCAGGAAGAGAACACCGGGAACGGGGAGGTGGCGGCTCAGCCATGAGGTCAGAAGCCACTCCGGTTCAGACCAGGGCTCATGAGCCCGTTGGCACCACAGTGCGGCACGTTCCTTCATGTCCTGAGTCTGGGCACGAGTCTGTGTCGCAATCATCACGACGGTGGGCTCATTCCTCGTCCACTCCAAGTGGCGGCGCAGATCGGACCAGGCATGGTCGACGCTCACCGTCGAGGGGGCAGTCGGGACGCGCATGCTAGCCCTCGTCGAGAAGGCTCTCCAGCAGGGGGTGCACCCCGAACCAGTCGACCGTTCCGTTGCGATAACACAACACGTACCCGAGTGCCTGGAGAGTCCAAGCCTCCGAGGTCAGTTCCCGAGGCACGATGAGCTGGTGAGTCTCCTTCACTTGGCGAAGAATCGTCCACTGCTCCTGAGTCAACCCGGCGACGGCCTGAGAACGCTGCTGGCGCTCGACCTGGTCGACGTCCTCGGGGCTCACGGGAAGCGGGCCGTTCTTGAGCAGGAGGCTCGAGACCAGCCGGAACAGCTCACGGAACAGGCCACCTGAGGCTCGGATCACCCGGTCCACCTCCGCCCCCAGGAGCCGTTCCACGTCACCGTCCGGGGCACGCTGGGCCAGCACCTGACGCAGCAGGTCGATGCCCTCCTGGCAGTTCTCGCCACTGCGCTCCCGCACCTTGACATTGAGAACCGGCCAGATCTCACCACCCCACCCGGTGGGTTTGACGTACACCGGCACCGTATAGACCACGTGCATCCCGGGCAGTGCCAGCTCCGAGGCGTAGAGGGAGAACATCGACTCCACGGAGTCACGGACCTCGTCGAAGGTGGATGACCGCCCCCGATAGTGCTCAATGGAGTCGACGATGAAGACCGGCGTCTTGTTTGCAGGGAGGCTACTCACGAGATCGCTGAAGAAGGCATGCATCTCCTCCTTGAACGTCTTGCGGTTGGACTCCAGGGCCTTCTTGACCTGCGCCCGGAAACTCTCGTCGTCGCGAAGCGTCGCCCTCAGGTCAAGAGAGGCCGGTCCCCCGTTGACGGAGGCGCTGACCTCGGCATCAATGTTGAGGCGCTGGAAGAAGGTCTGAACCCGACGGTACAGCTTCTGCTTGAGTCCGTCGATCGCCTCGCAGTTGTCAACGAAACCGGCCGCGAGGCCAATGAGAAAGGTTCCCACTTCCAGTGGAAGCTCGGTGTTGAAGTAATCCTCGATGTCGAAGTAGACGGGGACGTAGACGTTACGATCGAGCTCCTGGCATAGCCGCAGGAGCTCGGTGGTCTTTCCAGCGCCGCGATAGCCTGAGAGCAGTTGGACCGAACCACCGGCGGTGAAGTCGATCGCGGTGGCGATCTCCGCAACCAGGTCCGGTCCGGCCGGACCGTCGGGCTGGTCGTAGATCGGGACATAGTAGCGCTCGAACTCCTCTTCCTCGCTGAGGAGCCGAGCACCTTGATAGACGTTCAGCGCTCTGTAGAAGGCTCTGCGGTAGTCCCGGTCACTGTCACCCATGCCCGGAGTCTATACGGGCCTCAGCCCTCCAGACGCAGCAGGTCCTCGATGGTCTCAGGACGCAGGATCCAGCCGGACTCGCCCTCGCGGACCCAGCGCACGCCGGGGCGGGTGAAGAGGTTGTAGCTGGAGGCCATGGATCGCCCGTAGGCGCCGGTGGCGGGCACGGCCAGCACGTCGCCGACGGCGAGGTCAGCGGGCAGGTCCACGTCCCGGACGACGACGTCGCCGGACTCGCAGTGCTTGCCCACCACCCGGCTGCGCACCAGTCCGGCCTGCGGGTCGGGGCGGCGGTTGGCGACCAGGGCCGTGTAGGCGGCCTCGTAGAGGGCGGGGCGGATGTTGTCGCTCATGCCGCCGTCAATGCTGACGTAGAGGCGCGAGGTCCCCTCCCCCAGCTCGACGCGCTTGAGACCGGTGACGGTGTACAGCGTGACCGTCGTCGGGCCGGCGACCGCGCGGCCGGGCTCGATCGAGACGGTGGGGACCTCGTCTCCGAGGCGCTCGCAGGTCTCACGCACGGCCTCGGCGAGGGTGCGGGCGACCTGCGCCGGTGAGGGCGCTACGGGGTCGGCGCCGGTGTAGGCGATGCCGTAGCCGCCGCCCAGGTCGACCTCCGGGCACAGGTGTCCGGTGTCGACGGCGACCTCGTGGCGCAGGCCGAGCACCACGCCGACGGCCTCCCGAAAGCCGGCCAGGTCCAGGATCTGGGAGCCGATGTGGGAGTGCAGCCCGTGCAGCTCGAGCTCGGGGGCGGCGATGATCGCGTCGATGGCCTGACGGGCGGTCCCGGCGTGGACGGA includes the following:
- a CDS encoding DUF7926 domain-containing protein, which encodes MRGLVAILALFLVAIMSQLSPQASADENKSVNVSNLSLTRVDGNNVEQEGKLNYYDLARLSFDWSGVDANLKSGDSFTIGLGEYFTNLQNSATHPMTVEYGGKDVEVGTCTLTVKDVTCTFNSKVDELKAAGFHNFKGSGSALVAVAKTTDAQTVDLTANGMTTAVTLPGGGGIGGPDESNWELTKWASSFYNNYKELTWGVNFGTNQTTGDKLGKTFDGSRQTIVFTDTLGGGMSFNQADATRTVLNLRPADGKSIPVTNAAGQDSTTQYGDFDVKASYSEDSRTATYEVTGPFQNGTNFTLEYPVSFVDANGNAVAATQGAAYENTVNLNGTDLTSTQQQSYVQYFDISVQMEPGFGGFSVTKVVEGSAAAQAAGSSFVVDVAYELPVAASSYPDWKAPEGQKATGEGRTGTSSITVKPGEPVAFEGTFPVGTKITLSEDTSKAQPAASGYGWGEPAFSVDGQNTNTFTIRDQEVVKVSLTNTTTTTTTPPTTTQLPPTESNPPATVAPPSTPGAPQTTPAAPVPPTSTPNTPSSTPPLAHTGANAVALLLLAGAGLGSGALLMARRCKAS
- a CDS encoding tetratricopeptide repeat protein, with product MASAFRGLTGAEIGGLLDDAVTVEVNLKAVLETLADFPAPLRSQVADAVLDIAMTFGAVDVAEPAARELERLARGLEESLGTPEAHRYLSVALDNKGDVARARGDWNAAEAAYQESLGLARGLEKELGTPESRRDLSIALNSVGRVAETRGDWDAAETAYQESLKIRRDLAESLATPETQRNLSIALNSVGRVAETRGDWTSAKAAYQESLGLARGLEKELGTPESRRDLSIALNSVGRVAETRGDWDAAETAYQESLKIRRDLAGSLATPETQRDLAVALGNVGRVAETRGDWDAAETAYQESLKIRRDLAGSLATPETQRDLAVALGNVGRVAETRGDWDAAETAYQESLGVIRGLVEELGTPETQRDLAVALGNVGRVAETRGDWDAAETAYQESLGVIRGLVEELGTPEGRRDLAVALDHVGDMAHARGDWDLAESVYRESLKIRRGLAESLGTSEARRDLSVVLDNVGRVARARGDWDAVVAAYLESLEIRRELEDLLRLEG
- the lysA gene encoding diaminopimelate decarboxylase, coding for MTNQIPAGEPPLGALACPEPEDRPDLWPTTARRTPDGELALGGLSVSEILTDAPSPVFVLDEADLRGRAAAWSAAVAEEFWSGYGLRGGEAFYAGKAFLTTTVARWVLEEGMGIDAASRGELAVSLAALQEVDGVEATMAATRVGLHGNGKTQAEIAVALTHHLGHVVLDSLEEIELAVRAVRDLRASGVYGPEETGKVMVRLTTGIHAGGHEYISTAHEDQKFGLSVHAGTARQAIDAIIAAPELELHGLHSHIGSQILDLAGFREAVGVVLGLRHEVAVDTGHLCPEVDLGGGYGIAYTGADPVAPSPAQVARTLAEAVRETCERLGDEVPTVSIEPGRAVAGPTTVTLYTVTGLKRVELGEGTSRLYVSIDGGMSDNIRPALYEAAYTALVANRRPDPQAGLVRSRVVGKHCESGDVVVRDVDLPADLAVGDVLAVPATGAYGRSMASSYNLFTRPGVRWVREGESGWILRPETIEDLLRLEG